A section of the Osmia bicornis bicornis unplaced genomic scaffold, iOsmBic2.1, whole genome shotgun sequence genome encodes:
- the LOC123988899 gene encoding uncharacterized protein LOC123988899 — translation MHSQQTVCIQAHVLTAVSTILPSFSMRTPDWPHIRKLRLADNDFLTPRPVDLIIGADFYGRIIKPNIIKGSPTTPIAQLSIFGWLVIGPVNESHSNTHYSHFAVAQDDQSNLQELLTKFWVQEESPMDIPSTLTPEEEECESHFCATHTRDHTGRYIVRIPLKAPALLLGNSHKTAQRCLQSTLRRLSKDSTYNQLYVEFMKEYEELGHMVKAPDHQRISSREAENVGPDGEMTLAHDAPASGGLRVSSDGSTPQTSAHLQPYYLPHHGVLRLDSSTTKLRVVFNGSKATTSGKSVNDLMHTGANLLLNVTDVLIWLRHYHHIFATDITKMYRQVAVHKDDWDLQRILWIDEDRNVIPYQLTTVTYGTKAAPFLATRALMQLVHDEGHRFPLATPSLTHGRYVDDIFGGADSISELVEVAQQLIALCNAGGFPLAKWHATHPDLLRAVSSSTQSSAPISFDDCTTKLLGIQWMPQTDNFGFSSTITDQPSKCSKRLVLSEVARIFDPLGFVSPVIVRAKMLLQELWLHKINWDDPLPSQIVSRWFIIREDLNSLAKLSIPRWFNTWSNSIVEIHGFSDASQLAMAAVIYITVSSPSNDSMTSLVCSKTKVAPLKRLTIPRLELSAALLLAKLTKYVQSTLKVKIKATHLWTDSQVSLIWIKSQASRWKDYVRNRVIQIQELTPNAHWRHVPGTSNPADCASRGISTDQLQRFELWWKGPPWMARNQDHWPEQKEFSTLTSELEVRPNVSLFASAQKLSYHWDLIYKYSSLIKLYRLTALCFRFASRLKRKLETPPVIIIPSCDMEKAQLFWIHATQHLYFTSEIKTLNSGSTLPATHPFSRLTAFIDSQGTIRVGGRLTNTALSRDEKHPAILPRDAHLSKIIIEDAHKRTFHGGTQLTLAYIRQRYWIIGGRAPVKSHILRCVVCARQRGIRARQMMGQLPLCRVTPSRPFAHTGVDYAGPITMKNSKGRGSKTIKGWICVFVCFSSSAVHLEVVSDYSTEGFLAAYRRFSSRRGIAHKLYSDCGTNFIGAQAELKRLFTSSSQEHRQIASILSADSTRWMFNPPAAPHMGGKWEAVVKSIKYHLRRTIGELLLTFEEFSTLLTQIEAVLNSRPLEPLSDDPDDISALTPGHFLIGSALNTIPEPSLLDVSPGRLSKWQLIQQRVQHFWSQWSRHYLQRLQSISKWHHPSNDIKTGSLVLLTNEHLPPSKWPLARVTEVHPGKDALTRVATVKTATTTLVRPITKLVILPVHHQAELTSAETSSTSC, via the coding sequence ATGCATTCACAGCAGACTGTCTGCATCCAGGCTCACGTGCTCACAGCCGTATCGACAATCCTGCCATCGTTCTCAATGAGAACTCCGGATTGGCCTCACATTAGAAAATTGAGGTTGGCGGACAATGATTTCTTGACACCACGACCAGTCGATTTAATCATTGGAGCGGATTTCTACGGAAGGATCATCAAGCCAAATATCATCAAGGGCTCACCAACAACACCAATTGCTCAACTTTCCATTTTTGGATGGCTCGTCATTGGCCCAGTCAACGAATCACATTCAAATACTCATTATTCACATTTTGCAGTTGCTCAAGACGACCAGAGCAATCTGCAAGAGCTGCTCACCAAATTCTGGGTTCAAGAGGAATCACCAATGGATATTCCAAGCACGCTCACtccggaggaagaagaatgcgaaTCACATTTCTGTGCGACTCACACTCGTGATCACACTGGAAGGTACATCGTTCGCATTCCACTCAAGGCACCAGCATTGCTCTTAGGCAATTCACACAAGACTGCTCAAAGATGTCTACAAAGCACGTTACGACGACTCTCCAAGGATTCAACATACAACCAGCTCTATGTCGAGTTCATGAAAGAGTACGAAGAATTGGGACACATGGTAAAGGCTCCAGATCACCAACGAATTTCATCAAGAGAGGCTGAGAACGTTGGGCCTGATGGGGAGATGACCTTGGCACATGATGCTCCGGCATCAGGAGGGTTGAGGGTCTCTTCTGACGGTTCAACACCTCAGACCTCTGCTCATCTTCAACCATATTATCTGCCTCACCATGGAGTTCTACGTCTCGACAGTTCAACAACGAAGCTCAGGGTTGTATTCAACGGATCAAAAGCTACGACATCAGGCAAATCAGTCAACGATTTAATGCATACTGGTGCTAATTTGCTCTTGAATGTTACAGATGTTCTAATTTGGCTTCGCCATTATCACCACATTTTTGCCACAGACATCACAAAAATGTATCGCCAGGTAGCAGTTCACAAGGATGATTGGGATCTCCAGCGAATCCTTTGGATCGATGAAGACCGCAATGTCATCCCTTACCAGCTCACAACTGTCACGTACGGTACAAAGGCGGCTCCCTTCCTGGCGACACGAGCACTCATGCAACTTGTTCACGATGAGGGTCATCGATTCCCTCTGGCAACGCCCTCGCTCACACATGGCAGATATGTGGACGATATCTTTGGAGGAGCAGACTCAATTTCGGAACTTGTGGAGGTCGCTCAACAGCTGATTGCATTGTGCAACGCGGGCggatttccactcgcaaaatggcatgCGACTCACCCAGATCTTCTACGGGCTGTTTCGTCATCCACACAATCGTCAGCTCCCATATCATTTGACGACTGCACTACCAAATTACTCGGAATTCAATGGATGCCTCAAACCGACAATTTTGGCTTTTCATCCACGATCACAGATCAACCAAGTAAGTGCTCAAAACGCCTCGTATTGTCCGAAGTGGCTCGGATATTTGATCCATTAGGTTTCGTCTCACCGGTAATAGTACGAGCAAAAATGCTATTACAAGAACTCTGGCTACACAAAATCAATTGGGACGATCCATTACCGTCTCAAATTGTATCACGATGGTTCATCATCAGAGAAGATCTCaacagcttggccaagctATCGATCCCAAGATGGTTCAACACATGGAGCAATTCAATTGTAGAAATTCATGGGTTCTCTGATGCTTCTCAACTTGCCATGGCAGCAGTGATTTATATCACTGTCAGCTCTCCGTCCAACGACTCAATGACGTCACTTGTCTGCTCTAAGACAAAGGttgcaccactgaagaggctCACAATACCAAGATTGGAGTTGTCTGCAGCACTCCTATTGGCAaaactcacaaaatatgttcaaTCAACGCTCAAGGTAAAAATCAAGGCAACGCACCTGTGGACGGATTCTCAAGTTTCGCTCATATGGATCAAATCGCAAGCATCACGTTGGAAGGATTATGTTCGGAACAGAGTCATTCAAATCCAAGAACTCACTCCAAATGCGCATTGGAGGCATGTTCCAGGTACTTCTAATCCAGCCGACTGTGCTTCCCGAGGCATTTCGACAGATCAACTTCAACGATTCGAGCTTTGGTGGAAAGGTCCCCCATGGATGGCTCGAAATCAAGATCATTGGCCAGAGCAAAAGGAATTCTCAACTTTAACCAGCGAGCTCGAAGTGAGACCCAATGTCTCACTCTTTGCTTCAGCTCAAAAGCTAAGTTATCATTGGGATctcatttacaaatattcatcTCTTATTAAGCTGTATAGACTGACTGCACTTTGTTTCAGGTTTGCCTCACGGCTTAAGAGAAAGCTCGAAACTCCTCCTGTGATCATCATACCATCCTGCGACATGGAGAAGGCGCAGCTCTTCTGGATTCACGCGACTCAACACTTGTATTTCACCAGCGAAATCAAGACGCTCAACTCAGGCTCAACCCTGCCTGCAACTCACCCCTTCAGTCGCCTCACCGCCTTCATCGATTCGCAGGGAACAATACGAGTAGGAGGAAGACTCACAAACACAGCGCTCAGCAGGGATGAAAAACATCCAGCGATCCTCCCACGGGACGCTCACCTGTCGAAGATCATCATTGAAGATGCTCACAAGCGAACATTTCACGGAGGAACGCAGCTCACGCTCGCATACATTCGACAACGGTACTGGATCATCGGTGGCAGAGCTCCTGTAAAATCTCACATTTTGAGATGTGTCGTGTGTGCTCGTCAGAGGGGGATTCGTGCTCGTCAGATGATGGGTCAACTACCTCTCTGTCGAGTCACACCATCACGACCATTCGCTCACACCGGTGTCGATTATGCAGGACCAatcacaatgaaaaattcaaagggaaGAGGCTCGAAAACAATCAAGGGATGGATCTGCGTGTTCGTATGTTTCTCCTCATCAGCTGTTCACCTCGAGGTTGTCAGCGATTACTCAACCGAGGGATTTCTGGCAGCCTACAGAAGATTCTCATCACGAAGAGGGATCGCTCACAAGTTGTACTCTGACTGTGGTACAAATTTCATTGGAGCACAGGCAGAGCTCAAACGCCTGTTCACGTCAAGTTCACAGGAGCACCGACAGATCGCATCGATTCTGTCAGCTGACAGCACTCGATGGATGTTCAACCCACCAGCTGCTCCTCACATGGGAGGAAAATGGGAAGCTGTGGTGAAATCAATCAAGTACCATCTCAGGAGAACAATTGGTGAGCTCTTACTAACATTCGAAGAGTTTTCCACTCTCCTCACACAGATCGAAGCGGTGCTCAACTCAAGACCATTGGAGCCGCTCAGTGACGATCCCGACGACATCTCTGCGCTCACCCCAGGACACTTCCTCATCGGTTCAGCGCTCAACACGATACCAGAACCATCACTGCTCGACGTCTCACCAGGTAGATTGTCGAAATGGCAACTGATCCAGCAGAGGGTTCAACACTTCTGGTCTCAGTGGTCTCGACACTACCTGCAGAGACTTCAATCAATCTCAAAGTGGCATCACCCATCGAACGACATCAAGACAGGCTCGTTGGTGCTGCTCACGAACGAGCATCTTCCACCGAGCAAGTGGCCACTCGCAAGAGTGACCGAAGTTCACCCCGGCAAGGATGCCCTCACCAGGGTTGCAACCGTGAAGACTGCAACCACGACTCTCGTCAGACCGATCACCAAGCTTGTCATCCTGCCTGTTCACCATCAAGCTGAGCTCACCTCTGCAGAAACATCATCAACGAGTTGCTGA